A single Pseudodesulfovibrio aespoeensis Aspo-2 DNA region contains:
- the nuoH gene encoding NADH-quinone oxidoreductase subunit NuoH, which translates to MNEFIQNLIPLVIAVVGSMAWLGVNALVLVYCERKFAGHIQRRPGPYEVGPHGILQTLIDGLKLMGKQLLTPDNADGFLYWLAPILSMIPVLLLFMPIPYGPMLTGMEVNLGLLLILAFSSFNGLAVILAGWGSNNKWGILGAARAVAQIVAYEIPLLLTVLAIAFMTSTLNLTEITAQQAGHIGNWIIWKQPLAFIIFIFAMFGETNRAPFDLAEAESELTAGFHTEYSSMGFGLFFMAEYGYMVVLCSVCSVLFLGGFHGPIPGIEGWWWMLVKTYALLFLMIWARWTFPRVRFDQLLNINWKWLLPLATFNLLATALIMKL; encoded by the coding sequence ATGAACGAATTCATACAGAACCTGATACCACTGGTCATTGCCGTGGTCGGCTCCATGGCCTGGCTGGGCGTCAACGCCCTGGTGCTGGTCTACTGCGAGCGCAAATTCGCGGGCCACATCCAGCGCAGGCCCGGCCCGTACGAGGTCGGCCCCCATGGCATCCTGCAGACCCTCATAGACGGCCTGAAACTCATGGGCAAACAGCTCCTGACCCCGGACAACGCGGACGGCTTCCTCTATTGGCTGGCCCCGATTCTGTCCATGATCCCGGTGCTGCTGCTCTTCATGCCCATCCCGTACGGCCCGATGCTCACCGGCATGGAGGTCAATCTCGGCCTGCTGCTGATCCTGGCCTTCTCCAGCTTCAACGGGCTGGCCGTGATCCTGGCGGGCTGGGGCTCCAACAACAAGTGGGGCATCCTGGGCGCGGCCCGCGCCGTGGCCCAGATCGTGGCCTACGAAATTCCGCTGCTGCTGACCGTGCTGGCCATCGCCTTCATGACCAGCACCCTGAACCTGACCGAGATCACGGCCCAGCAGGCCGGACACATCGGCAACTGGATCATCTGGAAGCAGCCGCTCGCCTTCATCATCTTCATCTTCGCCATGTTCGGCGAGACCAACCGCGCCCCGTTCGACCTCGCCGAGGCCGAGTCGGAGCTGACCGCCGGATTCCACACCGAGTATTCGTCCATGGGCTTCGGCCTCTTCTTCATGGCCGAGTACGGGTACATGGTCGTCTTGTGCTCGGTCTGCTCGGTGCTGTTCCTGGGCGGCTTCCACGGCCCGATTCCCGGCATCGAGGGCTGGTGGTGGATGTTGGTGAAGACCTACGCCCTGCTGTTCCTCATGATCTGGGCCCGCTGGACCTTCCCCCGCGTGCGGTTCGACCAGCTTCTCAACATCAACTGGAAATGGCTGCTGCCGCTGGCGACGTTCAACCTGCTGGCCACGGCGCTGATCATGAAGCTGTAG
- a CDS encoding 4Fe-4S binding protein — MNALRKHVIQPIIDCWSLLVGLKITGKYFCQPLITVHYPRQVIDDENLSTYGGHVELIGMPKDPATPKCISCMMCVTNCPSNCLKVVKSKPPVTTPEQEQAWKEAEERGEKVTRPKGPKYPAKFMYDYTLCSLCGTCIDNCPANTLRFSNNIYWVATSRKEMHIDLLARLREKATDLSAPAPKTEAKPAAAEKEA, encoded by the coding sequence ATGAATGCATTGAGAAAACACGTCATACAGCCGATCATCGACTGTTGGAGTCTGCTGGTGGGGCTCAAGATCACGGGCAAGTACTTCTGCCAGCCCCTGATCACCGTCCACTACCCGCGTCAGGTCATCGACGATGAAAATCTGTCCACCTACGGCGGGCATGTCGAGCTGATCGGCATGCCCAAGGATCCGGCCACGCCCAAGTGCATCTCCTGCATGATGTGCGTGACCAACTGCCCGAGCAACTGCCTCAAGGTCGTCAAGAGCAAGCCTCCGGTGACCACTCCCGAACAGGAGCAGGCATGGAAGGAGGCCGAGGAGCGGGGGGAGAAGGTCACCAGGCCCAAGGGCCCCAAGTATCCGGCCAAGTTCATGTACGACTACACCCTGTGCAGCCTGTGCGGCACCTGCATCGACAACTGCCCGGCAAACACGCTCCGGTTCTCCAACAACATATACTGGGTGGCCACGTCCCGGAAAGAGATGCACATCGATCTTCTCGCCCGGCTCAGGGAGAAGGCGACGGACCTTTCCGCTCCCGCTCCCAAAACCGAAGCCAAGCCGGCTGCGGCGGAGAAGGAGGCTTAA
- a CDS encoding NADH-quinone oxidoreductase subunit J family protein, translated as MEVLAKVAFGIYTAVIIGGSVFAVSSTSLVRALVGLITTLVGVAGMYLLLASPFMAFMQLLIYVGAVSVLIFFAVMLTRAESGGDESAPAPMKTYVFGLAATIAPAAVLGWLVMTRPVQSIAIPTEVDIKQLGEGLLGTYFLPFELISVILMVAMAGAVLLTWEKRGKK; from the coding sequence ATGGAAGTCCTGGCAAAAGTGGCTTTTGGCATCTACACGGCAGTCATCATCGGCGGGTCCGTCTTCGCCGTGTCAAGCACCAGCCTTGTGCGCGCCCTGGTCGGGCTGATCACCACCCTGGTCGGCGTGGCGGGCATGTACCTGCTGCTGGCGTCCCCGTTCATGGCCTTCATGCAGCTGCTCATCTATGTGGGCGCTGTCAGCGTTCTGATCTTCTTCGCAGTGATGCTCACGCGGGCCGAGAGCGGCGGCGACGAGTCCGCCCCCGCGCCCATGAAGACCTATGTCTTCGGGCTGGCGGCCACCATCGCGCCTGCGGCAGTGCTCGGCTGGCTGGTCATGACCCGGCCCGTGCAGTCCATCGCGATTCCCACCGAGGTCGACATCAAGCAACTGGGCGAGGGGCTTCTGGGCACGTATTTCCTGCCCTTTGAACTTATCTCGGTAATTCTCATGGTCGCCATGGCTGGCGCCGTGCTCCTGACCTGGGAGAAGAGGGGGAAGAAATAG
- the nuoK gene encoding NADH-quinone oxidoreductase subunit NuoK, which translates to MSALTLYQLVALILLCAGLYGLTQRRSLVGMLICVELMLNGAGLSIVAAAQLTDFSATLGQLGTLFVMGLAAAEATLVLAIVVVVARRFGSAQTSDITTLKE; encoded by the coding sequence ATGAGCGCCCTGACCCTATACCAACTTGTTGCGCTGATCCTGTTGTGCGCGGGCCTTTACGGCCTGACCCAGCGGAGAAGCCTCGTCGGCATGCTGATCTGCGTTGAGCTGATGCTCAACGGCGCGGGCCTGTCCATCGTGGCGGCTGCCCAGCTCACGGATTTCAGCGCGACCCTTGGCCAGCTCGGCACCCTGTTCGTCATGGGGCTTGCCGCGGCTGAGGCCACCCTCGTGCTGGCGATAGTCGTGGTCGTTGCCAGGCGGTTCGGTTCCGCCCAAACCAGTGACATCACTACCTTGAAGGAATAG
- a CDS encoding monovalent cation/H+ antiporter subunit D family protein yields MMDGVTIESSRILLPVVITLIAPLFIWLNRKDENKREAVSFVAAAATFLCVLSMAPAVLQGEVWYYHVTTIMPGITIAFAADGLGMIFALIASLLWFFATSYNIGYMRGLKEHAQTRYYICFGVAIFGAVGVAFAANVFTLYLFYEVITVFTYPLVYHHEDADAKMGARKYIVYLMGTSKLFLLPAMVLTYVLVGNLDFHLTDIVNGMFSPAVVAEHPRLVALTYWLYIFGIGKAALMPFHNWLPSAMVAPTPVSALLHAVAVVKAGVFCVSRIVLSGFGTKTAGTLTLSQVFVGAPGTMLGDTTLGIGTAYIAAFTIVVASLIALTKDDIKARLAYSTVSQLSYVVIGVTMLTDSAVQGGVMHIAHHAFSKITLFMAAGAIYVATHLKKISLMDGLGRRMPWTFAAFGLASLSMIGMPPVCGFASKWYLVNGTLQANQMPLLVALLASTALNAGYFLPILYRAFFKTASPEANIAQYNEASKTMVVPLFITAVISVLLGLYPQTFLNFVNVFGKF; encoded by the coding sequence ATGATGGACGGGGTTACCATAGAGAGTTCCCGGATACTCCTGCCGGTGGTGATCACACTGATCGCGCCGCTCTTTATCTGGCTGAACCGCAAAGATGAAAACAAACGTGAGGCCGTCAGCTTTGTCGCGGCAGCCGCCACGTTTCTGTGTGTGTTGTCCATGGCACCCGCCGTGCTGCAGGGCGAGGTGTGGTACTACCATGTGACGACAATAATGCCCGGCATAACCATAGCGTTCGCCGCGGACGGGCTTGGCATGATCTTCGCCCTGATCGCGTCGTTGCTGTGGTTCTTCGCCACAAGCTACAACATCGGCTACATGCGCGGGCTCAAGGAGCACGCCCAGACCCGGTACTACATCTGCTTCGGCGTGGCCATCTTCGGTGCCGTGGGCGTGGCCTTCGCGGCCAACGTGTTCACCCTCTACCTCTTCTACGAGGTCATCACGGTGTTCACGTATCCTCTGGTCTACCACCACGAGGACGCCGACGCCAAGATGGGCGCGCGCAAGTACATCGTCTACCTGATGGGAACGTCCAAGCTCTTCCTGCTGCCCGCCATGGTCCTGACCTACGTGCTGGTCGGCAACCTGGACTTCCATCTGACCGACATCGTCAACGGCATGTTCTCGCCTGCGGTCGTGGCCGAGCATCCCAGACTGGTGGCGCTCACCTACTGGCTGTACATCTTCGGTATCGGCAAGGCGGCGCTCATGCCGTTTCACAACTGGCTGCCCTCGGCCATGGTCGCGCCCACCCCGGTCTCGGCTTTGCTGCACGCGGTGGCGGTTGTCAAGGCGGGCGTGTTCTGCGTCAGCCGCATCGTCCTTTCGGGCTTTGGCACCAAGACGGCGGGCACGCTGACCTTGAGCCAGGTCTTCGTGGGCGCGCCGGGCACCATGCTCGGCGACACGACCCTGGGCATCGGCACCGCCTATATCGCGGCCTTCACCATCGTGGTGGCCTCGCTCATCGCCCTGACCAAGGACGACATCAAGGCGCGACTTGCCTATTCCACGGTGTCCCAGCTCTCCTACGTCGTCATCGGCGTGACCATGCTGACGGACTCGGCGGTGCAGGGCGGGGTGATGCACATCGCCCACCACGCCTTCTCCAAGATCACGCTCTTCATGGCCGCCGGCGCAATCTATGTGGCCACGCATCTGAAAAAGATCAGTCTTATGGATGGTCTTGGCCGCAGGATGCCATGGACATTCGCTGCCTTCGGCCTAGCCTCGCTGTCCATGATCGGCATGCCGCCGGTCTGCGGGTTCGCCTCCAAGTGGTATCTGGTCAACGGCACGCTGCAGGCCAACCAGATGCCGCTCCTGGTGGCGCTCCTGGCCAGTACCGCGCTCAACGCGGGCTACTTCCTGCCCATCCTCTACCGCGCCTTCTTCAAGACGGCGTCGCCCGAGGCGAACATAGCGCAGTACAACGAGGCGTCGAAGACCATGGTCGTGCCGCTGTTCATCACGGCGGTCATATCAGTGTTACTGGGTCTGTACCCGCAGACTTTCCTGAACTTCGTCAACGTATTCGGCAAGTTCTAG
- a CDS encoding Na(+)/H(+) antiporter subunit D produces the protein MEINFFHPSMAFLALALLVPFIPRNLWLNKAFRGALALIPPFIALASIMTVEPGMYGNLDYLSQSLVLGRVDKLSIVFGQVFAVIAVAGAIYGMHVEDRGHYVCGSLYVAGGFGCVFAGDLLTVFLFWELMSIGSTFLIWQARTKESVGAGFRYFMYHTVGGLFLLCGLLLKYKATGSFAFIGVEPGAAQLYDWLILIGFCVNAAVVPLHAWLPDAYPRASIGGAVYMCAFTTKTAVYVLCRGFAGWEILAVAGTCMAVFGVLYACIENNARRILSYHIVSQVGYMVAGIGIGTAMTLNGAIAHAYAHILYKGLLFMGTGCLLYAVGTAKLDKLGGLAYRLPWVMVWYMVAALSISGMPLFNGFISKTMTIAGAAEAHHTILALCLEIAAVGTFISVGIKLPYFAFWGGKREYVGEVKPIPFNMYVGMGLTGLLCIAQGVYPDMLYRYLPFAVEHAYHPWTIDKVINSGLLLGFSGLAFYLTREIITPHAKLNLDFDWFYRLIGRVVMRALCWPISKVDDFWTEVYRTAGLRSLIGMGDGTSWFDKKGIDTVVDGSAYTVRNIGRVGAKAQTARLQDYLAFAAVLGLGIFALVWYFG, from the coding sequence ATGGAGATTAATTTCTTCCATCCCTCCATGGCGTTCCTGGCCCTGGCGCTGCTGGTGCCGTTCATTCCCAGGAATCTGTGGCTGAACAAGGCCTTTCGCGGCGCGCTGGCCCTGATTCCGCCGTTCATCGCCCTGGCGAGCATCATGACCGTGGAGCCGGGCATGTACGGCAATCTCGACTACCTGAGCCAGTCGCTGGTGCTGGGCCGGGTGGACAAGCTGTCCATCGTCTTCGGCCAGGTCTTCGCGGTCATCGCGGTGGCGGGTGCCATCTACGGCATGCATGTGGAGGACAGAGGGCACTACGTGTGCGGCTCCCTCTACGTTGCGGGCGGTTTCGGCTGCGTTTTCGCGGGCGATCTGCTGACGGTCTTCCTGTTCTGGGAGCTTATGAGCATCGGCTCCACCTTCCTGATCTGGCAGGCCCGGACCAAGGAGTCGGTCGGCGCGGGCTTCCGCTACTTCATGTACCACACCGTGGGCGGCCTGTTCCTGCTGTGCGGCCTGCTGCTCAAATACAAGGCCACCGGCTCCTTTGCCTTCATCGGCGTCGAGCCCGGCGCGGCCCAGCTCTATGACTGGCTGATCCTCATCGGCTTCTGCGTCAACGCCGCGGTCGTGCCCCTGCACGCGTGGCTGCCCGACGCCTACCCCCGCGCCTCCATCGGCGGTGCGGTGTACATGTGCGCCTTCACCACCAAGACAGCGGTCTATGTGCTCTGCCGGGGCTTCGCGGGCTGGGAGATCCTGGCCGTGGCCGGCACCTGCATGGCGGTCTTCGGCGTGCTGTACGCGTGCATAGAGAACAACGCCAGACGCATCCTCTCCTACCACATCGTCTCCCAGGTGGGATACATGGTGGCGGGCATCGGCATCGGCACGGCCATGACGCTCAACGGCGCCATTGCCCACGCCTACGCCCATATCCTGTACAAGGGCCTCCTGTTCATGGGCACCGGCTGCCTGCTTTACGCCGTGGGCACCGCCAAGCTCGACAAGCTGGGCGGGCTGGCCTACCGGCTGCCGTGGGTCATGGTCTGGTACATGGTGGCGGCCCTGTCCATCTCCGGCATGCCGCTCTTCAACGGCTTCATCTCCAAGACCATGACCATCGCCGGTGCGGCTGAGGCCCACCACACGATCCTGGCTCTTTGTCTGGAGATCGCCGCCGTGGGTACCTTCATCTCTGTGGGCATCAAGCTTCCGTACTTCGCCTTCTGGGGCGGCAAGCGGGAGTATGTGGGCGAGGTCAAGCCGATCCCGTTCAACATGTACGTGGGCATGGGGCTGACCGGCCTGCTGTGCATCGCCCAAGGCGTCTACCCCGACATGCTCTACCGCTACCTGCCTTTTGCGGTCGAGCACGCATACCACCCCTGGACCATCGACAAGGTCATAAACTCCGGCCTGCTGCTCGGCTTCTCCGGTCTGGCCTTCTACCTGACCCGCGAGATCATCACCCCGCACGCCAAGCTGAACCTGGACTTCGACTGGTTCTACCGGCTCATCGGGCGCGTGGTCATGCGGGCCCTGTGCTGGCCGATCTCGAAGGTTGACGACTTCTGGACCGAGGTCTACCGCACGGCTGGTCTGCGCTCGCTGATCGGCATGGGCGACGGGACTTCCTGGTTCGACAAGAAGGGCATCGACACTGTGGTGGACGGAAGCGCCTACACCGTCAGGAACATCGGCAGGGTGGGGGCCAAGGCCCAGACAGCACGCCTGCAGGATTACCTGGCGTTCGCCGCCGTTCTTGGCCTGGGCATTTTTGCCCTCGTTTGGTACTTCGGCTAA
- a CDS encoding complex I subunit 4 family protein — protein MDFGYPVLTLLILFPLVAACGLFFLRAPQVVRMYTFVVSVIELLLAVPLLGYKPNADFQFVERLDWVHQWNLEYFLGVDGISILMVWLTLAVLPLCVMCSWTYIGKRVKEFHFCLLFMTSAVLGVFCALDLVLFYVFWEAMLIPMYLLIAVWGGDDRKYASLKFFLYTLTGSTLLLAAIVAFRITGGTFAIPELMEQTFTFRFQFWAFLAMALAFAIKVPMFPFHTWLPAAHVQAPSAGSVILAAVLLKMGTYGFLRFCLPLTPAASEYFAPMMIAISIVSIIYGGAIALGQTDIKKLVAYSSVGHMGFVTLGIFLFNQRGVEGALFQMLNHGIVTGALFMMIGAVYERSHSRDIEKNMGLGKHMPAFMFFWGLMALASFGFPGTNGFVGEILVFVGAFQESIWLGMLCVPGALLAAAYMFRVSLKMAWGQPSSAKKWKDLNAREWVYLTIPAVFVFWIGLNPALFFKVIDPSVNKLLENFDKRKVAHLETEQPMQTAANDILGVLAGKK, from the coding sequence TTGGACTTCGGATATCCGGTACTCACACTGTTGATCCTATTCCCGCTCGTCGCGGCCTGCGGACTTTTCTTCCTGCGGGCTCCGCAGGTCGTGCGGATGTACACCTTCGTGGTGTCCGTCATCGAGCTGTTGCTGGCCGTGCCATTGCTCGGCTATAAACCCAACGCGGATTTCCAATTCGTCGAGCGTCTCGACTGGGTCCATCAATGGAACCTCGAATACTTCCTCGGCGTCGATGGAATCAGCATACTCATGGTCTGGCTGACGCTGGCGGTGCTGCCGCTGTGCGTCATGTGCTCGTGGACCTACATCGGCAAGCGCGTCAAGGAGTTCCACTTCTGCCTGCTGTTCATGACATCGGCGGTGCTGGGCGTCTTCTGTGCGCTTGATCTGGTCCTGTTCTACGTGTTCTGGGAGGCCATGCTCATCCCCATGTACCTGCTCATCGCGGTCTGGGGCGGAGACGACAGGAAGTACGCCTCGCTCAAGTTCTTCCTGTACACCCTGACCGGTTCGACCCTGCTCCTGGCGGCCATCGTGGCCTTCAGGATCACGGGCGGCACCTTTGCCATTCCCGAACTGATGGAGCAGACCTTCACCTTCCGCTTCCAGTTCTGGGCATTCCTGGCCATGGCCCTGGCCTTTGCCATCAAGGTGCCCATGTTCCCGTTCCACACATGGCTTCCGGCGGCGCACGTGCAGGCGCCTTCAGCCGGTTCCGTCATCCTGGCGGCAGTGCTGCTGAAGATGGGCACCTACGGGTTCCTGCGCTTCTGCCTCCCCCTGACTCCGGCGGCCAGCGAATACTTCGCCCCGATGATGATCGCGATTTCCATCGTCTCCATCATTTACGGCGGAGCCATCGCCCTGGGCCAGACGGATATCAAGAAGCTGGTCGCCTACTCCTCGGTGGGCCACATGGGCTTTGTCACCCTGGGCATCTTCCTGTTCAACCAGCGCGGCGTCGAAGGCGCGCTCTTCCAGATGCTCAACCACGGCATCGTCACCGGCGCGCTCTTCATGATGATCGGCGCGGTCTACGAGCGCAGCCACAGCCGCGACATCGAGAAGAACATGGGCCTTGGCAAGCACATGCCCGCCTTCATGTTCTTCTGGGGTCTCATGGCGTTGGCCTCGTTCGGCTTCCCCGGCACCAACGGATTCGTGGGCGAGATCCTGGTCTTTGTGGGCGCGTTCCAGGAATCCATCTGGCTTGGCATGCTCTGCGTGCCCGGCGCGCTGCTGGCCGCGGCCTACATGTTCCGCGTGTCCCTCAAGATGGCCTGGGGCCAGCCCTCCTCCGCCAAGAAGTGGAAGGACCTGAACGCCCGCGAGTGGGTCTATCTGACCATTCCGGCGGTGTTCGTGTTTTGGATCGGGCTCAACCCGGCCCTGTTCTTCAAGGTCATAGACCCGTCCGTCAACAAGCTGCTTGAAAACTTTGACAAGCGCAAGGTCGCCCATCTTGAGACCGAGCAGCCCATGCAAACCGCCGCAAACGACATCCTCGGTGTCCTTGCGGGCAAGAAATAG
- a CDS encoding NADH-quinone oxidoreductase subunit N: MNFNITLVVPELYFLCLVLVLMIQSLGDREWKPVVEKWLPFGAGLGLFVTVTGYGLHGTMFWDVYKIDMMSQFFKIAIAFGFFVTVINASRQPTLAEGKRADYYMLLGFSTLGLMMLASSVELITIYLALELASYSLYAVIPLRAKSKGAAEAGIKYILFGAVATALALYGLSYIMASQHTTYIAELMNKSWTFADQPMAVVGLSLFLGGMFFKLALFPFHFWCPDVYQGASNETAAFVATLPKMGAIIVLARMAVFLKPGLEITTLLAVLGALSMTYGNLAALAQTDIKRLLGFSSVAHAGYIMLGLVSGTAEGLAAAAFYALAYLVMNLLVFWVVSRVAVDGRNLKLNDLNGLYKKAPVLAFSLAAGAFALVGLPPTMGFMGKFFLITSAWDHGYNWLVITLVLNSAIAIYYYLSLFRHAFTEDTAPELTPAPDNSWFASAGAGLLAAAVLLIGMIPAPLFNYAMAAGKSLMQ; the protein is encoded by the coding sequence GTGAATTTCAACATCACTCTGGTTGTCCCGGAACTGTACTTCCTGTGTCTGGTCCTGGTTTTGATGATTCAAAGCCTGGGCGACCGGGAATGGAAACCCGTGGTGGAGAAGTGGCTGCCCTTTGGCGCAGGCCTCGGCCTCTTCGTCACTGTCACGGGGTACGGCCTGCATGGCACCATGTTCTGGGATGTCTACAAGATCGACATGATGTCCCAGTTCTTCAAGATCGCCATAGCGTTTGGCTTCTTTGTCACCGTCATCAACGCCTCGCGCCAGCCCACGCTGGCCGAGGGCAAGCGGGCAGACTACTACATGCTGCTCGGCTTCTCGACCCTGGGCCTGATGATGCTCGCCTCGTCCGTCGAGCTGATCACCATCTATCTGGCCCTGGAGCTTGCCTCCTACAGCCTCTACGCGGTCATTCCGCTGCGCGCCAAGAGCAAGGGCGCGGCAGAGGCGGGTATCAAGTACATCCTGTTCGGCGCAGTGGCCACGGCCCTGGCCTTGTACGGCCTGTCCTACATCATGGCCAGCCAGCACACCACCTACATCGCCGAGCTGATGAACAAGTCGTGGACCTTTGCCGACCAGCCCATGGCGGTGGTCGGCCTGTCCCTGTTCCTGGGCGGCATGTTCTTCAAGCTGGCCCTGTTCCCGTTCCACTTCTGGTGCCCGGATGTCTATCAGGGAGCCAGCAACGAGACCGCTGCGTTCGTGGCCACGCTGCCCAAGATGGGTGCCATCATCGTGCTGGCGCGCATGGCCGTGTTCCTGAAGCCCGGTCTTGAGATCACCACGCTGCTCGCGGTGCTCGGTGCGCTCTCCATGACCTACGGCAACCTCGCGGCCCTGGCCCAGACCGACATCAAGCGTCTGCTTGGATTCTCGTCCGTGGCCCACGCCGGATACATCATGCTCGGTCTGGTCAGCGGCACCGCCGAAGGCTTGGCTGCCGCCGCCTTCTACGCCCTGGCCTATCTGGTCATGAATCTGCTGGTGTTCTGGGTCGTCAGTCGCGTGGCCGTGGATGGCCGCAATCTCAAGCTGAACGATCTCAACGGCTTGTACAAGAAAGCCCCGGTGCTGGCCTTTTCCCTGGCCGCCGGGGCCTTTGCCCTGGTCGGCCTGCCGCCCACCATGGGCTTCATGGGCAAGTTCTTCCTGATCACGTCGGCCTGGGACCACGGCTACAACTGGTTGGTCATCACCCTGGTGCTCAACTCGGCCATAGCCATCTACTACTACCTGAGCCTGTTCCGGCACGCCTTCACCGAAGACACGGCCCCGGAGCTGACTCCTGCCCCGGACAACAGCTGGTTTGCATCTGCGGGTGCCGGCCTGCTGGCCGCCGCCGTGCTGCTGATCGGCATGATTCCGGCTCCGCTGTTCAACTACGCGATGGCAGCGGGCAAGAGTCTGATGCAATAG
- a CDS encoding type I restriction enzyme HsdR N-terminal domain-containing protein — translation MHETSLGGTLRDYLSGEEIDETTFEEFRQALARLLVEEQGYPRERIRAKVKLTYCIDGEEYERPLDFVVYDEKDRPIFVVLFCAGNVGSFERETVCAARLVEGGPVPYALVTDTMNASLMDVRTGEVAATGMHAVPNWDALLEMVRKADVKPLTEEQRERQTRVFHTYCGFLFGTCCSETCSLPPKDKGKA, via the coding sequence ATGCACGAGACCAGCCTGGGGGGCACGTTGCGCGACTATCTGAGCGGCGAGGAGATCGATGAGACCACCTTCGAGGAGTTTCGTCAGGCCCTGGCCCGACTGCTTGTGGAGGAGCAAGGCTACCCCCGCGAACGGATCAGGGCCAAGGTCAAACTGACCTACTGCATCGACGGTGAGGAATACGAGCGGCCACTCGATTTCGTGGTCTACGATGAAAAGGACAGGCCGATTTTTGTTGTTCTCTTCTGTGCCGGGAATGTGGGGAGCTTCGAGCGGGAGACCGTGTGCGCGGCCCGGCTGGTGGAGGGTGGCCCAGTGCCATACGCGCTGGTCACGGACACCATGAACGCCTCACTCATGGATGTGCGCACCGGGGAGGTGGCTGCCACGGGCATGCACGCGGTCCCAAACTGGGACGCGCTGCTGGAAATGGTACGCAAGGCCGATGTCAAGCCGCTCACAGAGGAGCAGCGGGAGCGGCAGACACGAGTTTTTCATACCTATTGCGGATTTCTTTTCGGCACCTGTTGCAGCGAAACCTGCTCCCTGCCCCCCAAGGACAAAGGCAAGGCGTGA
- a CDS encoding 4Fe-4S domain-containing protein, whose translation MDTQDTTTQLREVAIELGDCCSCQGCIELNPDVFAWDEVLDMPFVSRPEVTEEEVQDIMNCCPEGCIVFVDE comes from the coding sequence ATGGACACACAAGACACCACCACACAGTTGCGAGAGGTAGCCATCGAGTTGGGAGACTGCTGCTCCTGCCAGGGCTGCATAGAACTCAATCCTGATGTGTTCGCCTGGGACGAGGTGCTGGACATGCCCTTTGTGAGCCGGCCCGAGGTGACCGAGGAAGAGGTCCAGGACATCATGAACTGCTGCCCCGAAGGATGCATCGTCTTCGTGGACGAGTAG
- a CDS encoding phosphotransferase translates to MKSLEAVAEFLTTRGWVLVDDPEEQIVSLGSRWNNDNYVITAHELYGETRYFLRLGRCGGLGRMARFDYEFGVLQSVGRSGVTPRPFYCDAAAVVGGEPVGALLMEYLPGRDFEGAGDWELVAQALAVVHAQPLDSRLLVRNDPVMDTYRLCAGPDAQDTTCGATGAGRAGMDRHGEEWRAELRSLVHEAGALLRDEARVVVHGSVQLTDFVVDEDWGRAWLVDWESGGVSSRYADLGLFIARAAAVGEAGFCRTEGEQQAFLAAYAQAAGLTVSTDVMLARASLFARVCRLQGLVAGRTEHVAGKGAASD, encoded by the coding sequence ATGAAATCATTGGAGGCGGTTGCCGAATTTCTCACGACCAGGGGGTGGGTGCTGGTCGACGATCCCGAAGAGCAGATCGTCTCCCTTGGTTCGCGCTGGAATAATGACAACTATGTGATCACAGCACACGAGCTCTATGGCGAAACCCGGTATTTCCTGCGCCTGGGCCGCTGCGGCGGGCTGGGACGCATGGCGCGTTTTGACTATGAGTTCGGTGTGTTGCAGTCTGTTGGCCGGTCCGGAGTGACACCCAGGCCGTTTTATTGCGACGCAGCCGCCGTGGTGGGTGGTGAGCCTGTGGGGGCCTTGCTCATGGAGTATCTGCCCGGTCGTGATTTCGAGGGCGCCGGGGATTGGGAGCTTGTCGCACAGGCCTTGGCCGTGGTCCATGCCCAGCCGCTGGATTCGCGTCTCCTCGTCAGGAATGATCCTGTCATGGACACATACCGGCTCTGTGCCGGTCCCGATGCGCAGGATACGACCTGCGGCGCAACCGGGGCGGGAAGGGCAGGCATGGACCGGCACGGGGAGGAATGGCGCGCCGAGTTGCGCTCCCTTGTCCATGAAGCCGGAGCGCTGCTTCGCGACGAGGCGCGGGTTGTGGTCCATGGCTCGGTGCAACTCACGGATTTCGTGGTGGACGAGGATTGGGGCAGGGCGTGGCTCGTGGATTGGGAAAGCGGAGGAGTGTCCAGCAGATATGCCGATCTTGGCCTGTTCATCGCCAGAGCTGCCGCAGTCGGTGAGGCGGGCTTTTGCCGGACGGAAGGCGAGCAGCAGGCATTTCTCGCCGCCTATGCGCAGGCGGCGGGGCTGACTGTGTCCACGGACGTGATGCTGGCCCGGGCCTCGCTGTTTGCGCGCGTGTGCCGGTTGCAGGGCCTGGTGGCGGGTCGCACTGAGCACGTTGCGGGCAAGGGGGCGGCTTCAGATTGA